Proteins from one Chitinophaga oryzae genomic window:
- a CDS encoding beta-mannosidase: MTDTLITGWEFSRADEGVWRPATVPGTVHTDLLALGLIPDPFAGTNEKAVQWVDKKDWEYRKKWKLSAADLQYDVVELDFKGLDTYASVYVNGQLVLQSANMFIEQVVNVKRWLREGDNEVRVHFDSPVKHDMPQFLKDQVIYPAGNDASDIPLSIYARKAPYHYGWDWGPRLVTSGIWKPVLLKKWNKAVIREVWWQQQQLTAASATLNAVVTVEAVTPGTYNLRLAAQQGNTPKLTTAKVTLKQGSNTVQVPVQIRQPQLWWPAGQGEQTRYAMTAELLDKAVTIDKNEQLIGLRTIEVVNQPDSLGESFYVKVNGRPVFMKGANYIPQDNFLPRVSVSKYQQLFSDMRTSHFNMVRVWGGGIYEDDLFYDLADASGILVWQDFMFACTLYPSDTAFLANVKAEADYNIRRLRHHPSLALWCGNNEVAVAIKNWGWQSGYAYTDAQWDQLQQGYDQLFKTLLPAAVKENDPGRFYFHSSPISNWGKKEDFTKGDNHYWGVWHGMEWFEAYNTHIPRFMSEYGFQSFPEMATIDSFATKADYDIYSNVMQSHQKSPAKGNTAIRTYMLHYYQAPKDFPSFVYLSQVLQAEGMKTAIEAHRRAMPYCMGTLYWQLNDCWPGPSWSGRDYYGRWKALQYYVKDAFAPLLLSGVIEDKQLGLWAISDEARHRKADVELTVIDLAGNPVWKKTLSGVDIAANTSRKIFSADTAAILKGRNPAEVICYAELRIDDKIIKRNIIYFVPAKEMPLEKPAIAVTFGKQAAQDGSVLMTVRTDKFARNVYLQLNNAAPDERFEENYIDLLPGETRTVRIYTRRNPVEVKAALTITSLVDTYKN, translated from the coding sequence GTGACAGACACGCTGATTACCGGATGGGAGTTCTCCCGTGCAGATGAAGGCGTATGGCGTCCGGCCACCGTGCCCGGCACTGTACACACCGACCTGCTGGCGCTGGGCCTGATACCCGACCCGTTCGCAGGTACCAACGAAAAAGCAGTGCAATGGGTGGATAAGAAGGACTGGGAATACCGCAAAAAATGGAAACTGTCTGCCGCCGATCTGCAATATGATGTGGTGGAGCTGGATTTCAAAGGACTGGACACCTATGCGTCCGTATATGTGAACGGCCAGCTGGTGCTGCAATCGGCCAATATGTTCATAGAACAGGTAGTCAACGTAAAACGCTGGCTGCGCGAAGGCGACAATGAAGTCCGCGTGCATTTCGACAGCCCCGTCAAACACGATATGCCGCAGTTCCTGAAAGACCAGGTGATCTATCCTGCCGGTAACGACGCCAGCGACATCCCCCTGAGCATCTATGCCCGGAAAGCGCCCTATCACTACGGCTGGGACTGGGGCCCGCGCCTCGTCACCTCTGGTATCTGGAAACCGGTGCTGCTGAAAAAATGGAATAAGGCCGTGATCCGCGAGGTATGGTGGCAACAGCAGCAACTGACGGCAGCCAGCGCCACGCTCAACGCGGTGGTGACCGTAGAAGCGGTGACACCCGGTACTTACAACCTCCGGCTGGCTGCACAGCAGGGCAATACCCCTAAACTGACCACTGCCAAAGTAACCCTGAAACAGGGCAGCAATACTGTACAGGTGCCGGTACAGATACGGCAGCCGCAGCTGTGGTGGCCCGCAGGACAGGGTGAACAAACCCGCTATGCCATGACGGCGGAGTTGTTGGATAAGGCAGTGACGATCGATAAAAACGAACAATTGATAGGACTGCGAACAATTGAAGTGGTGAACCAGCCGGACAGCCTTGGGGAGAGTTTTTATGTGAAAGTCAATGGTCGGCCGGTTTTCATGAAAGGCGCCAACTACATCCCGCAGGACAATTTCCTGCCAAGGGTGTCAGTGTCTAAGTACCAACAGTTGTTTAGCGATATGCGTACCAGTCATTTTAACATGGTCCGTGTATGGGGCGGTGGTATTTATGAAGACGATCTTTTTTATGATCTGGCAGACGCCAGCGGCATCCTCGTATGGCAGGACTTTATGTTTGCCTGTACCTTATACCCGTCGGACACCGCCTTCCTGGCCAATGTGAAAGCAGAAGCGGATTATAATATCAGGAGACTGCGTCATCATCCGTCGCTGGCGCTGTGGTGCGGCAACAATGAAGTGGCGGTGGCTATCAAAAACTGGGGCTGGCAGAGTGGTTATGCCTATACAGACGCACAGTGGGACCAGCTGCAGCAAGGATACGATCAGCTGTTCAAAACCTTATTGCCGGCAGCGGTAAAGGAAAATGACCCCGGCCGTTTTTATTTTCATTCTTCTCCCATCAGCAACTGGGGTAAGAAAGAAGATTTTACCAAAGGAGATAACCACTACTGGGGCGTGTGGCACGGTATGGAATGGTTTGAAGCGTATAACACGCACATTCCGCGGTTCATGAGTGAATACGGTTTTCAGTCCTTCCCTGAAATGGCCACCATCGATAGCTTCGCCACCAAAGCGGATTATGACATCTACTCCAATGTGATGCAGTCGCATCAGAAGAGCCCTGCCAAAGGCAATACCGCCATCCGTACCTACATGCTGCACTATTACCAGGCGCCGAAAGATTTTCCGTCTTTTGTGTACCTAAGCCAGGTGTTACAGGCAGAAGGGATGAAAACGGCCATAGAAGCCCATCGCAGGGCTATGCCGTATTGCATGGGCACGTTGTACTGGCAGCTGAACGACTGCTGGCCGGGCCCGTCCTGGTCGGGGCGTGATTACTACGGACGCTGGAAAGCGCTGCAGTACTATGTAAAAGACGCCTTTGCCCCCTTGCTGCTCTCTGGTGTTATTGAAGACAAACAGCTGGGCCTGTGGGCCATATCCGACGAGGCCCGCCACCGGAAAGCCGATGTGGAACTGACGGTGATTGATCTTGCGGGAAATCCTGTCTGGAAAAAAACACTGTCCGGTGTTGACATCGCAGCCAATACCAGCCGGAAAATTTTTAGTGCAGATACCGCTGCTATCCTGAAAGGGAGGAATCCTGCTGAGGTAATATGCTATGCAGAACTGCGAATAGACGATAAGATTATCAAACGTAATATCATTTATTTTGTCCCGGCGAAGGAGATGCCGCTGGAGAAACCGGCAATAGCCGTCACTTTCGGAAAGCAGGCCGCACAGGACGGAAGCGTGCTGATGACTGTCCGTACGGACAAGTTTGCGAGGAATGTTTATTTACAGTTGAACAATGCGGCCCCGGATGAGCGTTTTGAAGAAAATTACATCGATCTGTTGCCCGGTGAAACCCGCACGGTCAGGATATACACCAGGCGTAATCCGGTAGAGGTCAAAGCAGCGCTGACAATTACCTCTTTGGTAGATACTTATAAAAATTGA
- a CDS encoding alpha-L-fucosidase: protein MRKLWMALGCAWLAVNAASAQTEEPPYVPETDPVVVQKLEEWQDWKFGMIIHWGPYSQWGVVESWSICPEDEEWIGRKYPKMSYFEYLQKYQALGKTFNPTAFAPEKWAKAAREAGMKYLVFTTKHHDGYCMFDTKQTDYRVTAPDVAFSKNPRANIAKEVFEAFRKEGIHAGAYFSKPDWHSDAYWWNYFPPRDRNVNYDVKKYPERWNQFKQYTYNQIEELMTGYGKLEILWLDGGWVRPLKQQTKESLSWSKTLPQDQDIDMGRIAKMARSHQPGLIVVDRSVHGPYENYRTPEQQIPEKPLAYPWETCMTMANSWSYVPDDKYKPVGKLIHNLVDIVAKGGNYLLNVGPGPDGELHEAAYTTMKGIGDWMKVNSAAIYGTRAVAPYKDGKVCFTRKKDGSVYAIYLLDEQERLPSTIVFKGLKPAKGASLQLLGASGKLMWKTEGDTVAVHIPEKLRQQVWNYAVAIRIEAVEKV from the coding sequence ATGAGAAAATTATGGATGGCATTGGGTTGTGCATGGCTCGCGGTAAATGCGGCCAGCGCGCAAACGGAAGAACCGCCGTATGTACCGGAAACAGACCCGGTGGTGGTGCAGAAACTGGAAGAGTGGCAGGACTGGAAGTTCGGGATGATCATTCACTGGGGGCCTTATTCCCAGTGGGGCGTAGTGGAGTCCTGGAGTATTTGCCCGGAAGATGAAGAATGGATTGGGCGCAAATATCCCAAAATGTCTTATTTCGAATACCTGCAAAAATACCAGGCGTTGGGTAAGACCTTTAATCCTACCGCTTTTGCACCGGAGAAGTGGGCGAAAGCCGCCAGGGAAGCCGGTATGAAATACCTGGTGTTCACCACGAAGCACCACGACGGCTACTGTATGTTCGATACCAAACAGACAGACTACCGGGTCACCGCGCCGGATGTGGCTTTCAGTAAAAATCCGCGCGCCAATATCGCGAAGGAAGTGTTTGAAGCGTTCCGTAAGGAAGGTATTCATGCCGGGGCTTATTTCTCCAAGCCCGACTGGCATTCCGATGCGTACTGGTGGAACTATTTCCCGCCGCGTGACCGTAATGTGAACTATGATGTAAAAAAATACCCGGAAAGGTGGAACCAGTTCAAGCAGTACACCTACAACCAGATTGAAGAGCTGATGACCGGTTACGGCAAGCTGGAGATCCTCTGGCTGGATGGCGGCTGGGTAAGGCCTTTGAAGCAGCAGACCAAAGAGTCTTTGTCATGGAGCAAGACCCTGCCGCAGGACCAGGACATTGATATGGGACGTATCGCTAAAATGGCCCGCAGTCACCAGCCGGGCCTGATCGTGGTAGACCGCAGCGTGCATGGTCCGTATGAGAACTACCGCACGCCGGAGCAGCAGATCCCGGAAAAGCCACTGGCTTATCCCTGGGAGACGTGTATGACCATGGCCAATTCCTGGTCTTATGTGCCGGATGACAAATACAAACCCGTTGGTAAACTTATCCACAACCTGGTGGACATCGTGGCGAAGGGTGGCAACTACCTGCTGAATGTGGGCCCTGGTCCCGACGGGGAGCTGCACGAGGCGGCTTATACCACCATGAAAGGGATCGGTGACTGGATGAAAGTGAACAGTGCTGCGATTTACGGTACCCGGGCTGTAGCGCCTTATAAAGATGGTAAAGTGTGTTTCACCCGGAAAAAAGACGGCAGTGTGTATGCCATCTACCTGCTGGACGAGCAGGAGCGGCTACCGTCCACTATCGTTTTTAAAGGCCTGAAGCCGGCTAAGGGAGCTTCTCTGCAGCTGCTGGGCGCTTCCGGTAAACTGATGTGGAAAACCGAAGGGGACACCGTTGCCGTACATATCCCTGAAAAGCTCCGGCAGCAGGTCTGGAATTATGCCGTAGCGATCCGTATAGAGGCTGTGGAAAAAGTGTGA
- a CDS encoding response regulator transcription factor, translating to MNMQTQVNKNPRILLAEDDKVLGEIVKKNLESIGYQVEHCMDGEDAWEEFQRRRYDMLLLDIVMPRKNGFQLAREVRSKNTLVPIFFLSAEKTMDADRLDGFKLGADGYIVKPFSLLELQRRVKAFLKWTRPPKTELLIGHVVGEHTFNYRKMKVYPKDSEKAYVATFSPTEAKLLRYFFNRPNVIIKKDELLMKLWGRDDVTSSRSMDVFIGKIRRQMKREPRLNLETIFNVGMRLNVPKDLLLQKITIPINSQAKQ from the coding sequence ATGAACATGCAAACCCAAGTGAATAAGAACCCCCGGATTTTGCTGGCTGAGGATGATAAGGTACTGGGAGAAATCGTCAAAAAAAACCTGGAGAGCATCGGTTATCAGGTGGAGCACTGTATGGACGGTGAGGACGCCTGGGAAGAATTCCAGCGCAGACGGTACGATATGCTGCTGCTGGACATTGTCATGCCCCGGAAAAACGGTTTCCAGCTGGCGCGGGAGGTACGCAGCAAAAACACGCTGGTGCCTATCTTCTTCCTGTCTGCCGAAAAAACCATGGACGCCGACAGGCTGGACGGTTTCAAGCTGGGCGCCGACGGTTACATCGTAAAGCCTTTCAGCCTCCTGGAGCTGCAAAGAAGGGTAAAGGCTTTCCTCAAATGGACCCGGCCCCCCAAAACGGAACTGCTGATCGGCCATGTGGTGGGCGAACACACGTTCAACTACCGCAAAATGAAAGTGTACCCCAAAGACAGTGAAAAAGCCTATGTAGCCACGTTTTCCCCAACAGAAGCCAAACTGCTCCGCTACTTCTTCAACCGCCCCAACGTCATCATTAAAAAAGACGAACTGCTGATGAAGCTCTGGGGACGCGACGACGTCACCTCCAGCCGCAGTATGGACGTATTTATCGGCAAGATCCGCCGGCAGATGAAGCGGGAACCCCGGCTCAACCTGGAAACGATCTTTAACGTAGGCATGCGCCTGAATGTCCCTAAAGACCTCCTTCTGCAAAAGATCACCATCCCCATCAATAGCCAGGCAAAACAATAG
- a CDS encoding RelA/SpoT family protein codes for METAAVQKYNLDEEQEKKEIVRHYRALLRALKPRLKKGDRELVRTAFEMAADAHKEMRRKSGEPYILHPLAVAQICVEEIGLGVRSAICALLHDTVEDTEVTLEDVAREFGNEIAHIVDGLTKISTVIDSNTSTAQAENFKKILLTLADDPRVILIKLADRLHNMRTLDSMSREKQLKIASETVFIYAPLAHRLGLYNIKSEMEDLAMKYTEQQTYREIARRLKETKRERTRYINEFIKPIKEVLQEEGFNFDIFGRPKSIHSIHNKIKTKGVAFEEVYDLFAIRIILDSPIDKEKADCWKVYSIITDFYHPSPERTRDWLSNPKSNGYEALHVTVMGPQGKWVEVQIRSKRMNDYAEKGVAAHWRYKEGAQNPQQESKFDQWFTQIREILSNPDSNTLDFLADFKSNLFTEEIYVYTPKGDLKILPVNSTALDFAYAIHSAVGNKCIGAKVNYKLVPLSHKLRSGDQVEIITSNKQKPSEDWLNFVLTAKAKSKIKDALKEEKRKVAMDGKAALERKLDHMKITASQHNINELVQFYKQPSPLDLYYQIAVKNIDLKELKQFTLLGDKLEQPKPVKQPEHVPEEHVKHQIPSKKDAELIIFGESSDKIAYKLANCCRPIPGDDVFGFITASEGLKIHRTNCPNAAQLLANYGHRVVKTKWVKNREISFLTGLRIIGMDDVGVIHKITNIISGELKVNISALSIESKEGLFEGLIKVYVHDKEELDELVDRLKKLEGIQSVQRLEESQL; via the coding sequence ATGGAAACAGCGGCAGTTCAAAAATATAATCTAGACGAAGAGCAGGAAAAAAAAGAAATCGTCCGGCATTACCGCGCCTTGCTGAGGGCGCTCAAACCCCGTCTGAAAAAAGGCGACAGGGAGCTGGTACGCACTGCTTTTGAAATGGCAGCGGATGCCCATAAGGAAATGCGCCGTAAATCGGGCGAACCCTATATCCTGCATCCCCTCGCCGTGGCACAGATATGCGTGGAAGAAATCGGCCTGGGCGTACGTTCGGCCATCTGCGCCTTGTTGCACGATACCGTGGAAGATACGGAAGTAACCCTCGAAGACGTGGCCCGCGAATTCGGTAACGAAATCGCCCACATCGTGGACGGCCTGACCAAAATATCCACTGTCATCGATTCCAATACCAGCACGGCACAGGCGGAAAACTTCAAGAAAATACTCCTCACCCTGGCAGACGACCCAAGGGTGATCCTGATCAAACTGGCCGACAGGTTGCATAACATGCGCACCCTCGACAGCATGAGCCGGGAAAAACAGCTGAAAATAGCCTCTGAGACGGTGTTTATCTATGCCCCCCTGGCACACCGCCTCGGATTGTACAATATCAAGTCCGAGATGGAAGACCTGGCCATGAAATACACGGAGCAGCAAACCTACCGTGAAATCGCCCGGCGCCTCAAGGAAACCAAACGTGAACGTACCCGGTATATCAACGAATTCATCAAGCCTATCAAGGAAGTGTTGCAGGAGGAAGGATTTAACTTCGATATCTTCGGCCGCCCGAAATCTATCCACTCCATCCACAACAAAATCAAAACAAAAGGCGTAGCCTTTGAAGAGGTGTACGACCTGTTTGCCATCCGTATCATCCTCGACTCCCCGATAGACAAGGAAAAAGCCGACTGCTGGAAAGTATATTCCATTATCACCGACTTTTACCACCCCAGCCCGGAACGTACGCGCGACTGGCTCAGCAACCCCAAATCCAACGGGTATGAAGCCCTGCACGTAACAGTGATGGGCCCCCAGGGTAAATGGGTGGAAGTACAGATCCGCTCCAAACGCATGAACGACTACGCCGAAAAAGGGGTGGCCGCTCACTGGCGCTATAAGGAAGGCGCCCAGAACCCGCAGCAGGAATCCAAATTCGATCAGTGGTTCACCCAGATACGGGAGATCCTCAGCAACCCGGATTCCAATACGCTCGACTTCCTCGCCGATTTTAAAAGCAACCTCTTTACCGAAGAGATCTACGTCTATACGCCTAAAGGCGACCTGAAAATACTGCCTGTCAACTCTACCGCGCTGGATTTCGCTTACGCCATCCACAGCGCCGTGGGCAACAAGTGTATCGGCGCCAAGGTCAACTATAAACTGGTGCCGCTCAGCCATAAACTGCGCAGCGGAGACCAGGTGGAGATCATTACCTCCAACAAACAGAAGCCTTCGGAAGACTGGCTCAACTTTGTGCTGACGGCCAAAGCCAAGTCCAAGATCAAAGACGCCCTGAAAGAAGAAAAAAGGAAGGTGGCCATGGATGGGAAAGCCGCGCTGGAGCGCAAGCTGGACCATATGAAGATCACCGCCAGCCAGCACAATATCAACGAGCTGGTACAGTTCTATAAACAACCGTCGCCGCTCGATCTGTATTACCAGATTGCGGTCAAAAATATCGACCTGAAAGAGCTGAAACAGTTCACCCTGCTGGGAGACAAGCTGGAACAGCCGAAGCCGGTCAAACAGCCGGAGCATGTACCGGAAGAACATGTCAAACACCAGATCCCGAGCAAAAAAGACGCGGAACTGATCATTTTCGGCGAAAGCTCCGACAAGATTGCCTATAAACTGGCCAACTGCTGCCGCCCCATTCCGGGTGACGACGTGTTTGGCTTTATCACCGCCAGCGAAGGCCTGAAAATACACCGCACCAACTGCCCCAATGCCGCCCAGTTGCTGGCCAACTATGGCCACCGTGTGGTGAAAACCAAGTGGGTGAAGAACAGGGAAATCTCCTTCCTCACCGGGTTACGGATCATTGGTATGGACGATGTGGGCGTTATCCACAAAATCACCAATATCATCTCCGGTGAGCTGAAAGTCAATATCTCCGCGCTCAGCATCGAATCCAAGGAAGGGCTGTTCGAAGGCCTCATCAAAGTATACGTACATGATAAGGAAGAGCTGGATGAGCTGGTAGACCGGCTGAAAAAGCTGGAAGGCATCCAGTCCGTGCAACGGCTCGAAGAATCACAGTTATAG
- a CDS encoding adenylosuccinate synthase yields MVDVLLGLQWGDEGKGKIVDYFAGRYDVIARFQGGPNAGHTLYVNGQKVVLRTIPSGVFHDKTINLIGNGVVLDPVAFKKESEDIAALGIDLTKNLFIAEKTHIIVPTHRALDKASEISKGHDKIGSTLKGIGPAYMDKTGRNGLRVGDVISADFKALYEKLKQKHLQMLSQYNVEGLEADIEAWEKEFFEAVPFLQKMNIVSGEYFLNEKLKAGKKVLAEGAQGSMLDVDFGTYPFVTSSNTISAGVCTGLGIAPQWIKEVIGVTKAYCTRVGSGPFPTELHDATGEQLRAAGHEFGAVTGRPRRCGWIDLVALNYTCMLSGVTQLVMTKSDVLDEFDEILACTAYDINGQQTRQLPFQLNGLEVKPVWETFKGWSDKTATCKQFNELPSEMKTFVEAVDNYLGVPVKYVSNGPGRDQILER; encoded by the coding sequence ATGGTAGACGTTTTGTTAGGCCTGCAATGGGGCGACGAAGGCAAAGGTAAAATTGTGGACTATTTTGCCGGCAGGTACGACGTGATTGCCCGTTTCCAGGGTGGACCAAATGCTGGCCATACCCTGTATGTAAACGGTCAGAAAGTAGTTTTGCGCACCATTCCTTCCGGTGTGTTCCATGACAAAACCATTAACCTGATCGGTAATGGTGTAGTGTTGGACCCTGTGGCTTTCAAGAAAGAAAGCGAAGATATCGCTGCCCTGGGCATCGACCTGACAAAAAACCTGTTTATCGCGGAAAAAACGCATATTATTGTTCCTACGCACCGTGCGCTGGATAAAGCTTCCGAGATCTCCAAAGGTCACGACAAAATCGGCTCTACCCTGAAAGGTATCGGTCCCGCTTATATGGACAAAACCGGCAGAAACGGCCTGCGTGTGGGAGATGTGATCTCTGCTGATTTTAAAGCGCTGTACGAAAAGCTGAAGCAGAAACACCTGCAGATGCTGTCCCAATACAATGTGGAAGGACTGGAAGCGGATATCGAAGCCTGGGAAAAAGAATTCTTCGAGGCGGTACCTTTCCTGCAGAAGATGAACATCGTCAGCGGTGAATACTTCCTGAACGAGAAACTGAAAGCCGGTAAAAAAGTACTGGCGGAAGGCGCACAGGGAAGCATGCTGGACGTGGACTTCGGGACCTATCCGTTTGTGACTTCCTCCAATACTATTTCTGCCGGCGTATGCACCGGACTGGGCATTGCTCCGCAATGGATCAAGGAAGTGATTGGCGTTACCAAAGCTTATTGCACCCGTGTGGGCAGCGGTCCTTTCCCGACAGAACTGCATGACGCCACCGGTGAACAGTTGCGTGCCGCCGGTCATGAATTTGGCGCCGTAACCGGCCGTCCCCGCCGCTGTGGCTGGATCGACCTGGTAGCCCTCAACTATACCTGTATGCTGAGTGGCGTTACCCAGTTGGTAATGACCAAAAGCGACGTACTCGACGAATTTGACGAAATACTCGCCTGCACTGCCTACGACATCAACGGTCAACAGACCAGACAACTGCCTTTCCAACTCAACGGACTCGAGGTGAAACCGGTATGGGAAACCTTCAAAGGATGGAGCGACAAGACTGCTACCTGCAAGCAGTTCAACGAGTTACCTTCAGAGATGAAAACTTTTGTGGAAGCAGTAGATAATTATCTGGGCGTTCCCGTGAAATACGTTTCCAACGGGCCGGGACGGGACCAGATACTGGAGCGCTAA
- a CDS encoding anthranilate synthase component I family protein: MLNWANQFNICCLLDNNNYPSAYHRFEALLAADALQTLEAPAGNAFPALEQFYATHRDWLFGHLAYDLKNETAPGLRSDNPDSTGFPDLHFFQPRIVIFLKNNTAHIGGLHFSHEDAMRVYQECLRMPVAVIAPSAPRLTTLQARLDHTRYISAVKSLQAHILRGDCYEVNFCRENFMEDARVYPPALFSQLNTLSPAPFAAYYRLQDRYLISSSPERYLQKTGSTVISQPIKGTSKKDADPVQDQALQEALRNNPKERAENIMVVDLVRNDLSHTALRGSVHVKELCGIYSFAQVHQMISTVAAETAPGTRLTDILKHTFPMGSMTGAPKIRVMQLIEEYEQSRRGLYSGAVGYITPEGDFDFNVVIRSIIYNATRQYLSFQTGSAVTFYSDPELEWEECLLKAAAMVRLFE, from the coding sequence ATGTTGAATTGGGCTAACCAGTTCAACATTTGTTGTTTATTGGATAATAATAACTATCCCTCTGCTTATCATCGTTTTGAAGCACTGCTGGCCGCAGATGCGTTGCAAACGCTGGAAGCCCCCGCCGGTAATGCCTTTCCCGCGCTGGAACAGTTCTATGCCACCCACCGCGACTGGCTCTTCGGGCACCTCGCCTACGACCTGAAAAATGAAACAGCTCCCGGCCTGCGCTCCGATAACCCCGACAGCACCGGCTTCCCGGACCTGCACTTCTTTCAGCCCCGGATCGTTATCTTCCTGAAAAACAACACCGCACATATCGGCGGCCTCCATTTCTCACACGAAGATGCTATGCGGGTATACCAGGAATGTCTTCGTATGCCCGTTGCCGTTATTGCGCCTTCCGCGCCGCGGCTCACCACCCTGCAGGCACGCCTCGATCACACCCGTTATATCAGCGCCGTAAAAAGCCTGCAGGCGCATATTCTCCGCGGCGATTGTTACGAGGTCAACTTCTGCCGCGAAAACTTTATGGAAGACGCCCGCGTGTATCCGCCGGCGTTGTTTTCACAACTGAATACGCTGTCACCCGCGCCGTTTGCAGCCTACTACCGTTTGCAGGACCGTTACCTGATCAGCTCCAGCCCGGAAAGATATCTTCAGAAAACAGGCAGCACGGTCATCTCCCAGCCCATCAAAGGCACCAGCAAAAAAGACGCTGACCCGGTACAGGACCAGGCGCTGCAGGAAGCGCTGCGCAACAATCCCAAGGAAAGGGCCGAAAACATTATGGTGGTAGACCTGGTACGCAACGACCTGTCACATACCGCCTTACGGGGCAGCGTACACGTAAAGGAACTGTGCGGCATCTATTCTTTTGCGCAGGTGCATCAGATGATCTCTACCGTGGCGGCGGAAACAGCCCCCGGCACGCGGTTGACAGACATCCTGAAACATACCTTTCCCATGGGGTCCATGACCGGAGCGCCCAAAATCCGCGTGATGCAGCTGATAGAAGAATACGAGCAAAGCCGCCGCGGGCTTTACTCCGGCGCCGTAGGATACATCACGCCGGAAGGGGACTTCGATTTCAATGTAGTGATCCGCAGCATTATCTATAACGCCACCCGGCAATACCTGTCCTTCCAGACCGGCTCCGCGGTCACCTTCTACAGCGATCCGGAACTGGAATGGGAAGAATGCCTGCTGAAAGCAGCGGCTATGGTGCGGTTATTTGAATAG
- a CDS encoding TIGR01777 family oxidoreductase — METVMITGGTGLVGTALTRLLLERGYKVIILTRKPEKGTNTAVRYAAWDVDNQTLDVNALQEADYIVHLAGANVGDKRWTAARKQEILESRTKSSELIVKSLQTHPNKIRKVISASATGYYGETKDHAFTETDPAATDFLGSTTLAWEQSIAPVKALDKKLVIFRTGIALSREGGALKEFYKPLKFGFATVLGSGDQYISWIHIQDLVRLYFNAIVNDHLEGTYNAVAPQPVRHKELMLAMAHAAKGNSFITSYVPAFALKLALGEMSIEVLKSVNVSSQKIQNTGFQFSYPTIGEAMAQLFK; from the coding sequence ATGGAGACCGTTATGATAACCGGTGGCACGGGACTGGTAGGAACGGCACTAACCCGGCTGCTGCTGGAGCGCGGCTATAAAGTGATCATCCTTACCAGAAAGCCGGAGAAGGGCACTAATACAGCGGTCCGTTATGCCGCCTGGGACGTGGACAATCAAACGCTGGATGTAAACGCCCTGCAGGAGGCCGATTATATTGTCCATCTGGCAGGCGCCAACGTAGGCGACAAACGGTGGACAGCGGCCCGGAAACAGGAGATCCTTGAGAGCCGCACCAAAAGCAGTGAACTGATTGTAAAATCCCTGCAAACCCATCCCAATAAAATCAGAAAAGTGATCAGCGCTTCCGCTACCGGTTATTACGGGGAAACGAAAGATCATGCCTTTACAGAAACAGACCCGGCTGCCACCGATTTCCTGGGCAGCACTACCCTTGCCTGGGAGCAGAGCATCGCGCCGGTAAAGGCACTAGACAAGAAGCTGGTGATTTTCCGTACCGGGATAGCGCTGAGCCGGGAAGGCGGCGCCCTCAAAGAATTTTACAAGCCCCTGAAATTTGGTTTTGCCACGGTGCTCGGTTCAGGTGATCAGTACATCAGCTGGATTCATATACAGGACCTTGTACGGCTGTATTTCAACGCTATCGTCAACGACCACCTGGAAGGCACCTATAACGCCGTGGCGCCGCAACCGGTACGGCATAAAGAGCTGATGCTCGCGATGGCCCATGCCGCCAAAGGCAACAGTTTCATTACCAGCTATGTGCCGGCTTTCGCCCTGAAACTGGCGCTGGGTGAAATGAGCATTGAAGTATTAAAAAGTGTGAACGTGTCGTCGCAAAAGATCCAGAACACGGGTTTTCAGTTCTCTTATCCTACTATCGGGGAAGCGATGGCACAGCTATTCAAATAA